The following coding sequences lie in one Kitasatospora azatica KCTC 9699 genomic window:
- a CDS encoding MFS transporter has protein sequence MNRMPGLAPVFLAALVGRLSYGTVALALVLTVRDTTGSYTSVGAVLALFGLTAAALAPVRAALIDRHGARRVLPVLAAPYAALLLLLACAGPRWLPLLAAVAGACAPPLGPVLRARLSELLGAGRWSLRGGRPLLARQLSGRVRASVDTASVICSSVRSARAVSRSRE, from the coding sequence GCGCCGGTATTCCTGGCCGCCCTGGTGGGGCGGCTCTCGTACGGGACGGTGGCGCTGGCCCTGGTCCTGACGGTCCGTGACACCACCGGGTCCTACACCTCCGTCGGCGCGGTGCTGGCCCTGTTCGGACTGACCGCGGCCGCACTCGCCCCGGTGCGGGCCGCCCTGATCGACCGTCACGGTGCGCGCCGGGTACTGCCGGTGCTGGCCGCGCCGTACGCGGCCCTGCTGCTCCTGCTCGCCTGCGCGGGGCCGCGCTGGTTGCCGCTGCTGGCCGCAGTGGCCGGTGCCTGCGCTCCACCGCTCGGACCGGTGCTGCGGGCCCGGCTCAGCGAGCTGCTCGGGGCCGGCCGGTGGTCGCTCCGGGGAGGCCGACCCCTCCTCGCTCGTCAGCTCTCCGGGCGCGTCCGCGCCAGCGTGGACACCGCCAGCGTGATCTGCTCCTCCGTCAGGTCCGCCCGCGCCGTCAGCCGCAGCCGCGAGTAG
- a CDS encoding 8-amino-7-oxononanoate synthase, with amino-acid sequence MIEPSAPARPYAPATVFDWLDEAAELRAKAGLTRTLRSRPAEDPVLDLASNDYLGLTHHPVVTEAAAEAARRWGGGSTGSRLVTGTTALHTELEVELADFYGVEAALVFSSGYAANLAALTALTDPDTLIVSDAYNHASLIDGCRLSRAAVHRSPHGDPAAVAAALAERSQPRALVVSDTVFSVDGNAARLPELSAAARAHGAALLVDDAHGLGVLGPGGRGALLAAGLAGEPDTVATATLSKSLGSQGGVVLGPARVIRHLVETARTFIFDTGLAPAAVGAALAALRLLRAEPSRAERAREVAHTLAARLTAAGLTASTPDAAVVSVRAPGPEQALAWAADCRRAGLAVGCFRPPSVPDGYSRLRLTARADLTEEQITLAVSTLARTRPES; translated from the coding sequence ATGATCGAGCCCTCCGCCCCCGCCCGCCCGTACGCCCCGGCCACCGTCTTCGACTGGCTCGACGAGGCCGCGGAGCTGCGCGCGAAGGCCGGACTCACCCGGACCCTGCGCAGCCGCCCCGCCGAGGACCCGGTGCTCGACCTCGCCAGCAACGACTACCTCGGCCTGACCCACCACCCCGTGGTCACCGAGGCCGCTGCCGAGGCGGCCCGGCGCTGGGGCGGCGGATCGACGGGATCGCGCCTGGTCACGGGCACCACGGCGCTGCACACGGAACTGGAAGTCGAGCTGGCCGACTTCTACGGGGTGGAGGCGGCGCTGGTCTTCTCCTCCGGCTACGCCGCCAACCTGGCCGCGCTCACCGCGCTGACCGACCCCGACACGCTGATCGTCTCGGACGCCTACAACCACGCCTCGCTGATCGACGGCTGCCGGCTCTCCCGCGCCGCCGTCCACCGCTCCCCGCACGGCGACCCGGCCGCCGTCGCCGCCGCGCTGGCCGAGCGCAGCCAGCCGCGGGCGCTGGTCGTCAGCGACACCGTCTTCTCGGTGGACGGAAACGCCGCCCGGCTGCCCGAGCTCTCCGCCGCCGCCCGGGCGCACGGCGCGGCGCTCCTGGTGGACGACGCGCACGGCCTCGGGGTGCTCGGCCCCGGCGGGCGGGGCGCGCTGCTGGCCGCCGGGCTGGCGGGGGAGCCCGACACCGTCGCCACCGCCACCCTGTCCAAGTCGCTCGGCTCGCAGGGCGGGGTGGTGCTCGGGCCGGCCCGGGTGATCCGGCACCTGGTCGAGACCGCCCGCACCTTCATCTTCGACACCGGCCTGGCACCGGCGGCGGTGGGCGCCGCACTGGCCGCGCTGCGCCTGCTGCGCGCCGAGCCCTCGCGGGCCGAGCGGGCCCGCGAGGTGGCCCACACCCTGGCCGCCCGACTCACCGCCGCCGGACTGACGGCGAGCACCCCGGACGCGGCCGTCGTCTCGGTCCGGGCCCCCGGCCCTGAGCAAGCGCTCGCTTGGGCGGCGGACTGCCGCCGGGCCGGGCTGGCGGTGGGGTGCTTCCGCCCGCCGTCCGTCCCGGACGGCTACTCGCGGCTGCGGCTGACGGCGCGGGCGGACCTGACGGAGGAGCAGATCACGCTGGCGGTGTCCACGCTGGCGCGGACGCGCCCGGAGAGCTGA